The following proteins are encoded in a genomic region of Amycolatopsis sulphurea:
- a CDS encoding glycosyltransferase: MRLVFTSLASPGHLYPLLPLAVAARDAGHEVVFATADEFHPTLGNAGLEAASAGISLKDAVQRAFASENRSQGEVPLEEMWPAIGRMFGQVLPELFMADLVPLIEQRRPDLVVYEISNPGGLFAAHTTGVPAICHGYGRVAMNDERATEVRERFCAAGSEHGLTGDPQLGWGKPFVDICPPSLQDPAFLASARRLSMRPTGWSEPGELPAGVAGRDRGRPLVYLTLGTTPMSQAHLLTAAIQGLASLEVNVLVATGPAVKVAELGEVPPNVRLEAWLPQSELLPHVDLVVHHGGSGTTMSALAAGVPQLVLPQGADQFSNAEAVTHAGLGSRLIKDEMTAETVRDNAKRLLTDTSVADLVRKVAEEVAGMPSPEEVVTQLPQFA, from the coding sequence ATGCGATTGGTTTTCACCTCATTGGCCTCACCAGGGCACCTTTACCCACTGCTGCCGCTCGCAGTCGCCGCCCGCGACGCCGGGCACGAAGTCGTTTTCGCGACGGCTGACGAGTTCCACCCGACGCTGGGCAACGCGGGCCTCGAAGCCGCTTCGGCCGGGATCAGCCTCAAGGACGCGGTCCAGCGGGCGTTCGCCAGCGAAAACCGGTCCCAGGGCGAGGTTCCGCTGGAGGAGATGTGGCCGGCCATCGGCCGTATGTTCGGCCAGGTGCTGCCGGAGCTGTTCATGGCCGACCTGGTACCGCTGATCGAGCAGCGTCGTCCGGATCTCGTGGTGTACGAGATCTCCAACCCGGGCGGGTTGTTCGCCGCGCACACCACTGGGGTGCCGGCTATCTGTCATGGCTACGGAAGGGTCGCCATGAACGACGAAAGGGCGACGGAGGTCCGGGAGCGCTTCTGCGCGGCCGGCTCGGAACATGGGCTGACCGGGGATCCGCAGCTGGGCTGGGGTAAGCCGTTCGTGGACATCTGCCCGCCGTCTCTGCAGGACCCGGCGTTCCTGGCCAGCGCGCGGCGGCTGTCGATGCGGCCGACTGGCTGGAGCGAGCCGGGCGAGCTGCCGGCCGGGGTGGCCGGCCGGGACCGCGGGCGTCCGCTCGTGTACCTGACGCTGGGCACCACCCCGATGAGCCAAGCCCACCTGCTGACCGCCGCCATACAGGGCCTGGCCTCGCTGGAGGTGAACGTGCTCGTGGCCACCGGACCGGCGGTGAAGGTCGCCGAACTCGGTGAGGTTCCCCCGAATGTGCGGCTCGAGGCGTGGCTGCCGCAGTCGGAGCTGCTGCCGCACGTCGACCTGGTGGTGCATCACGGCGGAAGCGGTACGACCATGAGCGCGCTGGCGGCCGGGGTCCCGCAGCTGGTGCTGCCGCAGGGCGCGGACCAGTTCAGCAATGCCGAAGCCGTGACCCACGCTGGGCTGGGCAGCCGCCTGATCAAGGACGAAATGACCGCGGAAACGGTGCGGGACAACGCAAAACGGCTGCTCACCGACACTTCGGTGGCCGACCTCGTGCGCAAGGTGGCCGAGGAGGTCGCGGGTATGCCGTCGCCGGAAGAGGTCGTGACGCAGCTGCCGCAGTTCGCCTGA
- a CDS encoding FAD-binding dehydrogenase, whose protein sequence is MTFKPDVIVVGAGLAGLVATHELVRAGRRVLVLDQENRANLGGQAFWSLGGLFFVDSPEQRRLGIKDSHGLALRDWLDSAGFDREDEDLWARRWAEAYVRFAATEKRQYLYDLGLRVTPIVGWAERGGGMAGGHGNSVPRFHLTWGTGPEVVRVFAEPVLDGERRGLVQFAFRHQVDELVIEDEVVTGVRGTVLVPSEQPRGVKSSREKAGEFEFRAKAVLVSSGGIGHNHELVRRNWPVERLGPVPRTMIPGVPAHVDGRMIGISETAGARVVNRDRMWHYTEGLHNWDPIWPDHAIRIIPGPSSLWFDATGARLPAPDFPGFDTNHTLKTILSTGYDYSWFVLTQTILEKEFILSGSEQNPDITGKSLRRTLASRAAKGAPGPVDAFKRHGVDFVVADDVPALVEGMNKLSRGPILDPAELTRQIVARDLEVGNPYSKDLQLMAVANARRFVGDRVARVVKPHRILDPAHGPLIAVRLNILTRKTLGGIQTDLDSRALRTDGTPLPGLYAAGEVAGFGGGGVHGYNALEGSFLGGCIFSGRAAGRAMAKE, encoded by the coding sequence ATGACGTTCAAACCCGACGTGATCGTGGTCGGCGCGGGTCTGGCCGGCCTCGTCGCCACCCACGAGCTGGTCCGGGCCGGGCGCCGGGTGCTCGTGCTGGACCAGGAGAACCGGGCCAACCTCGGCGGGCAGGCGTTCTGGTCGCTGGGCGGGCTGTTTTTCGTGGACAGCCCGGAGCAGCGCAGGCTCGGCATCAAGGACTCCCACGGGCTGGCATTGCGCGACTGGCTCGATTCGGCCGGTTTCGACCGCGAGGACGAGGACTTGTGGGCACGCCGCTGGGCGGAGGCATACGTGCGGTTCGCGGCCACGGAGAAGCGCCAGTACCTGTACGACCTCGGGCTGCGCGTGACCCCGATAGTCGGCTGGGCCGAGCGCGGTGGCGGGATGGCGGGCGGGCACGGCAACTCGGTGCCGCGGTTCCACCTCACCTGGGGAACCGGGCCCGAAGTGGTGCGCGTGTTCGCGGAACCGGTGCTGGACGGGGAACGCCGCGGTCTCGTGCAGTTCGCCTTCCGCCACCAGGTCGACGAGCTGGTGATCGAGGACGAGGTGGTGACCGGCGTACGCGGCACCGTGCTGGTACCCAGCGAGCAGCCCCGCGGGGTCAAGTCGTCGCGGGAGAAGGCGGGCGAGTTCGAATTCCGCGCGAAGGCCGTGCTGGTGTCCTCCGGCGGGATCGGCCACAACCACGAACTGGTCCGGCGCAACTGGCCAGTCGAACGGCTGGGTCCGGTGCCGCGGACCATGATCCCCGGCGTGCCCGCCCACGTGGACGGCCGGATGATCGGCATCAGCGAGACCGCGGGCGCGCGCGTGGTCAACCGCGATCGGATGTGGCACTACACCGAGGGCCTGCACAACTGGGACCCGATCTGGCCGGACCACGCCATCCGGATCATCCCCGGCCCGTCCTCGCTGTGGTTCGACGCGACCGGCGCCCGGCTGCCCGCCCCGGACTTCCCCGGCTTCGACACGAACCACACGCTCAAGACGATTCTGTCGACCGGGTACGACTATTCGTGGTTCGTGCTCACCCAGACCATCCTGGAGAAGGAGTTCATACTGTCCGGGTCCGAGCAGAACCCGGACATCACCGGGAAGAGCCTGCGCCGGACGCTGGCGAGCCGCGCGGCAAAGGGTGCACCCGGACCGGTCGACGCGTTCAAGCGCCACGGCGTGGATTTCGTGGTGGCCGACGACGTCCCCGCACTGGTCGAGGGCATGAACAAGCTCTCCCGCGGCCCCATACTGGACCCGGCGGAGCTGACCCGGCAGATCGTCGCGCGCGATCTGGAGGTGGGCAACCCGTACTCGAAGGACCTGCAGCTGATGGCCGTCGCGAACGCCCGCCGATTCGTCGGCGACCGCGTCGCGCGCGTCGTGAAACCCCACCGCATCCTGGACCCGGCACACGGCCCGCTGATCGCCGTGCGGCTGAACATCCTGACCCGCAAGACCTTGGGCGGTATACAAACCGATCTGGACTCCCGCGCGCTGCGTACGGACGGTACGCCGTTGCCAGGCCTGTACGCAGCCGGAGAGGTCGCCGGATTCGGTGGCGGCGGCGTACACGGCTACAACGCACTCGAAGGCAGCTTCCTCGGCGGCTGCATCTTTTCCGGCCGAGCCGCCGGCCGCGCTATGGCGAAGGAGTGA
- a CDS encoding MerR family transcriptional regulator gives MSYSIAEAARRSGLSIDTLRYYERIKLLDPPARDSAGRRAYSEDDLTWLGFLTKLRLTGMPIKSMREYASLRGHGVSSAGRRKAILVEQRQSVAERIAELQGCLDILDYKIGNYDQIERNAFGKAPALEEISA, from the coding sequence ATGAGCTACTCGATAGCGGAAGCCGCACGACGTAGCGGCTTGTCGATCGACACCCTGCGGTACTACGAGCGGATCAAGCTGCTCGATCCGCCGGCCCGGGACTCCGCCGGACGGCGGGCGTATTCCGAGGACGATCTCACCTGGCTTGGGTTCCTCACCAAACTCCGGCTCACCGGCATGCCGATCAAGAGCATGCGCGAGTACGCCTCGCTGCGTGGCCACGGCGTCTCGAGTGCCGGGCGGCGCAAGGCGATCCTGGTCGAGCAGCGCCAGTCGGTGGCGGAGCGGATCGCCGAGCTGCAGGGGTGTCTCGACATCCTGGACTACAAGATCGGCAACTACGACCAGATCGAGCGCAACGCCTTCGGCAAGGCGCCGGCGTTGGAGGAGATTTCCGCGTGA
- the hisS gene encoding histidine--tRNA ligase, which yields MPEYLSTAPVKGTRDFLPAEMSVRTQVFGHLYEVLERYGFLRYDGPVLEPAEIYERKSGQEIADQQLYTLTTRGGERLALRPEMTPSVARMIAGHAKSLSFPVRWYSHPNCHRYERPQRGRVREHWQINADIFGSESANCEIEMFELIHDLMGALGASPDLFAVRVNDRNLLSSALTDVAGVAPELLPQVFALVDRWEKTPVEDLAAAAAEIGLADKEFGKLSETLGAGAALLDELPAEVKAESNLVKVLSSSAASLVRYEPLIVRGLAYYTSTVFEVFDTSPKNRRALFGGGRYADLASLFTKERIPGIGFGMGDVTLIDFLDTHGLTPQPRNEVDVMVIPVAEELADPAREVAASLRKAGLRTSTPLELRKLGKELTRADKAGAVAVVIVGEEDWAAGAVTVRSLATREQRQVPLAEVAAAVNGLISPS from the coding sequence GTGCCTGAATACCTGTCGACCGCGCCTGTCAAGGGGACCCGAGACTTCCTCCCCGCCGAAATGTCCGTCCGTACGCAGGTGTTCGGCCATCTCTACGAAGTCCTCGAGCGCTACGGCTTCCTTCGCTACGACGGTCCGGTGCTCGAACCCGCCGAGATCTACGAGCGGAAGTCCGGGCAGGAGATCGCCGATCAGCAGCTCTACACGCTGACCACGCGGGGCGGCGAGCGGCTGGCGCTACGCCCGGAGATGACCCCGTCGGTGGCCCGGATGATCGCCGGGCACGCGAAGTCGCTGTCCTTCCCGGTGCGCTGGTACAGCCACCCCAACTGCCACCGCTACGAACGCCCGCAGCGTGGCCGGGTGCGCGAGCACTGGCAGATCAACGCGGACATCTTCGGTTCGGAGAGCGCGAACTGCGAGATCGAGATGTTCGAGCTGATCCACGACCTGATGGGTGCGCTCGGGGCGTCGCCGGACCTGTTCGCGGTGCGGGTCAACGACCGGAACCTGCTCTCCTCCGCACTGACCGACGTGGCCGGGGTCGCCCCGGAACTGCTGCCGCAGGTGTTCGCGCTCGTCGACCGCTGGGAGAAGACGCCGGTCGAGGACCTCGCCGCGGCCGCGGCGGAGATCGGCTTGGCGGACAAGGAGTTCGGGAAGCTGTCCGAGACGCTCGGCGCCGGTGCCGCGCTGCTGGACGAGCTGCCTGCCGAGGTCAAGGCGGAGTCGAACCTGGTGAAGGTGCTCTCCAGCAGTGCCGCGAGCCTGGTCCGCTACGAGCCGCTGATCGTGCGCGGGCTGGCCTACTACACGTCGACCGTGTTCGAGGTCTTCGACACTTCGCCGAAGAACCGCCGCGCGCTGTTCGGCGGTGGTCGCTACGCGGACCTCGCGTCCTTGTTCACCAAGGAGCGGATCCCCGGTATCGGTTTCGGCATGGGCGACGTCACCCTGATCGACTTCCTCGACACGCACGGCCTCACGCCGCAGCCGCGCAACGAGGTCGACGTCATGGTGATTCCGGTGGCCGAGGAGCTGGCGGATCCGGCCCGCGAGGTCGCGGCGTCGCTGCGGAAGGCGGGGCTGCGCACGTCGACCCCGCTCGAACTGCGCAAGCTCGGCAAGGAACTGACCCGCGCGGACAAGGCGGGCGCCGTCGCGGTGGTCATCGTCGGCGAGGAGGACTGGGCCGCGGGTGCGGTGACCGTCCGCAGCCTGGCGACGCGGGAGCAACGCCAGGTCCCGCTCGCCGAGGTGGCGGCCGCGGTGAACGGGCTGATCAGCCCATCCTGA
- a CDS encoding flavodoxin family protein, with product MPTLLIVHHTPSPAMQAMFEAALAGAKHPDIEGVDVVRRAALGATAADVLAADGYLLGTPANLGSMSGALKHFFDTIYYPCLDATQGRPFGAYVHGNNDTSGTVRQLDAITTGLGWQRVAAPVLVTGEPGKAELAALTELGGTLAATLM from the coding sequence ATGCCAACGCTGCTGATCGTGCACCACACGCCGTCGCCCGCCATGCAGGCGATGTTCGAGGCCGCACTGGCCGGCGCGAAGCACCCGGACATCGAGGGCGTCGATGTCGTGCGGCGGGCCGCGCTCGGCGCGACGGCTGCGGACGTGCTGGCCGCGGACGGCTACCTTCTGGGCACCCCGGCGAACCTCGGCAGCATGAGCGGCGCGTTGAAGCATTTCTTCGACACCATCTACTACCCGTGCCTCGACGCGACTCAGGGCCGACCGTTCGGTGCCTACGTGCACGGCAACAACGACACTTCGGGCACCGTCCGCCAGCTCGACGCCATCACCACCGGGCTGGGCTGGCAACGCGTGGCCGCTCCGGTCCTGGTCACCGGCGAACCGGGCAAAGCCGAACTGGCGGCGCTCACCGAATTGGGCGGCACCCTCGCGGCGACCCTCATGTGA
- a CDS encoding phospho-sugar mutase — MPNTLPAELRAAAERWIDGDPDPASRAELARILARATGQEPGAAGELADRMAGPLEFGTAGLRGPVRAGPNGMNVAVVTRTTAGVATWLTAHGHAGGVVVLGRDARHGSEDFATAAAEVLTAAGFVVKVLPKPLPTPLLAYSVRHYRAVAGIQITASHNPPADNGYKLYDETGGQIVPPTDGEIEQAIQVAPAAADVPRAAGAEIVDPSAAYLDEVAALSPGTTRSLRIAATALHGVGAETLRAALHRAGFTDLHLVTEQAEPDADFPTVSFPNPEEPGATDLLLTLASTVDADLAVALDPDADRCALGVRTPGGEWRMLRGDETGVLLGAHLLSTTDSTDPLVATTIVSSSLLGELAKESGARYAETLTGFKWLARAGAGLIFAYEEALGLCVNPGFVRDKDGIAAAVVAAGLAAGLKAEGRTPLDVLDDLARRHGVHLTDQVSLRVTDLAVRGRLMTAMRADPPATLGGVPVTLEDLLPDADVLRLHGDGVRVVVRPSGTEPKLKAYLQVVTPVRGELAEARDRAGVLLGAVRKEITALLR; from the coding sequence GTGCCGAACACACTTCCCGCCGAACTGCGAGCCGCTGCCGAACGCTGGATCGACGGCGATCCGGACCCCGCCTCCCGCGCGGAGCTGGCGAGAATCCTGGCCCGCGCGACCGGCCAGGAGCCCGGGGCGGCCGGGGAACTCGCCGACCGGATGGCCGGGCCACTGGAGTTCGGCACCGCGGGCCTGCGCGGACCGGTGCGGGCGGGGCCGAACGGCATGAACGTCGCGGTGGTCACGCGGACCACCGCCGGCGTGGCCACCTGGCTGACCGCACACGGACACGCGGGCGGGGTGGTCGTGCTCGGCCGCGATGCCCGGCACGGTTCGGAGGACTTCGCCACCGCGGCAGCGGAAGTGCTCACCGCTGCCGGATTCGTGGTAAAAGTCCTGCCGAAGCCGCTGCCGACGCCGTTGCTGGCCTACTCCGTGCGGCACTACCGAGCGGTGGCCGGGATTCAGATCACTGCGTCGCACAATCCACCTGCGGACAACGGATACAAGCTCTACGACGAGACCGGCGGCCAGATCGTGCCCCCGACGGACGGCGAGATCGAGCAGGCCATTCAGGTCGCCCCCGCCGCGGCGGACGTGCCACGCGCCGCAGGTGCGGAAATCGTCGACCCGTCTGCGGCATACCTGGACGAAGTGGCCGCGCTTTCCCCCGGCACCACGCGGAGCCTGCGGATCGCGGCCACCGCGCTGCACGGCGTCGGCGCAGAAACGCTGCGTGCGGCCCTGCACCGGGCCGGCTTCACGGACCTGCATCTGGTTACCGAGCAAGCCGAACCGGACGCCGATTTCCCCACCGTGTCGTTCCCGAACCCGGAGGAACCCGGCGCCACCGACCTGCTGCTGACCCTGGCGTCCACAGTGGACGCAGACCTGGCGGTGGCGCTGGACCCGGACGCGGACCGGTGCGCGCTCGGCGTGCGCACCCCGGGCGGGGAATGGCGGATGCTGCGCGGCGACGAGACCGGCGTCCTGCTCGGCGCACATCTACTGTCCACAACGGACAGTACAGATCCGCTGGTCGCCACCACGATCGTGTCCTCCTCTCTGCTCGGCGAGCTGGCGAAGGAGAGCGGTGCCCGGTACGCCGAGACGCTGACCGGGTTCAAATGGCTGGCCCGGGCGGGTGCCGGGCTGATCTTCGCCTACGAAGAGGCACTCGGACTGTGCGTGAACCCCGGTTTCGTACGGGACAAGGACGGCATCGCGGCCGCCGTCGTGGCCGCCGGGCTGGCGGCCGGCCTCAAGGCGGAGGGCCGCACCCCGCTGGACGTCCTCGACGACCTCGCCCGCCGGCACGGGGTGCACCTCACCGACCAGGTTTCCTTGCGGGTCACCGATCTGGCCGTCCGCGGCCGGCTGATGACCGCGATGCGCGCCGACCCACCGGCCACCCTCGGCGGTGTCCCCGTGACCCTGGAGGACCTCCTCCCGGACGCCGACGTGCTCCGGCTGCATGGGGACGGCGTGCGGGTGGTCGTCCGGCCCTCGGGCACGGAACCGAAGCTCAAGGCGTACCTGCAGGTGGTCACCCCGGTCCGGGGCGAACTGGCCGAGGCCCGCGACCGGGCCGGGGTGCTGCTCGGCGCCGTCCGAAAGGAGATCACCGCCCTCCTGCGGTGA
- a CDS encoding purine-nucleoside phosphorylase produces the protein MSNEEKAAAAVIAERTGLERHDIAVVLGSGWRPAADVIGTAEAEIPFDDLPGFTAPGALGHGGTVRSLRIGDKRALILLGRTHFYEGKGIDPVVQNVRTAAAAGVRTVLLTNAAGGLREGMSVGQPVLISDHLNLTARSPLVGANFVDLTDLYAVRLRKLAKDIDGSLEEGVYAGLTGPHFETPAEIRMLRTLGADLVGMSTVLEAIAARAAGLEVFGLSLVTNLAAGMTGEPLNHEEVLEAGHQSATRMGSLLKELVARA, from the coding sequence ATGAGTAACGAGGAGAAGGCGGCCGCGGCCGTCATCGCCGAGCGGACCGGCCTGGAGCGGCACGACATCGCAGTGGTGCTCGGCTCGGGCTGGCGCCCGGCCGCGGACGTGATCGGAACCGCCGAAGCGGAGATCCCGTTCGACGACCTGCCGGGCTTCACCGCTCCCGGCGCACTCGGCCACGGCGGCACCGTGCGGTCGCTGCGGATCGGCGACAAGCGTGCGCTGATCCTGCTCGGCCGCACGCACTTCTACGAAGGCAAGGGCATCGACCCGGTGGTGCAGAACGTGCGCACGGCCGCCGCCGCGGGCGTGCGCACGGTGCTGCTGACCAACGCGGCCGGCGGGCTGCGCGAGGGCATGAGCGTGGGCCAGCCGGTGCTGATCTCCGATCACCTCAACCTGACCGCGCGCTCCCCCCTCGTCGGCGCGAACTTCGTCGACCTGACCGATCTGTACGCGGTGCGGCTGCGGAAGCTGGCCAAAGACATCGATGGGTCGCTGGAAGAGGGCGTGTACGCCGGGCTGACCGGCCCGCACTTCGAAACGCCCGCCGAAATCCGGATGCTGCGCACGCTGGGTGCGGACCTGGTCGGCATGTCGACGGTGCTGGAAGCGATCGCGGCCCGCGCGGCCGGACTCGAGGTGTTCGGCCTTTCGCTGGTCACGAATCTGGCCGCGGGCATGACCGGGGAACCGCTGAACCACGAAGAGGTACTCGAAGCGGGCCATCAGTCGGCGACCCGGATGGGCTCGCTGCTGAAGGAACTCGTCGCCCGCGCCTGA
- a CDS encoding TetR/AcrR family transcriptional regulator, with translation MPAPPAGRVPRRRAETRRRLLEAALLVFAEEGFGRSTVEQVCERAGYTRGAFYSNFASLDELFLAMWERRSAELIAGLRTAFERTEAQGVHTVRDVVEHLLPAIPLDDVWYRVSAEFTTHALRHPALRQVMTTREEAIAGALMPFLEGLLARIGRTVPDRVALGQALIAVHDGTMVQCLMEPDNSRIRQRRAELAVHVLTAYSEGDRG, from the coding sequence ATGCCGGCACCGCCCGCCGGCCGGGTACCGCGCCGTCGTGCCGAGACCCGCCGCCGGCTACTCGAAGCGGCACTCCTGGTATTCGCCGAGGAGGGCTTCGGACGGTCCACAGTGGAGCAAGTATGCGAGCGCGCGGGATACACGCGGGGCGCCTTCTACTCCAATTTCGCCTCACTGGACGAGCTGTTCCTGGCCATGTGGGAACGCCGTTCGGCCGAGCTGATCGCCGGGCTGCGCACCGCCTTCGAACGCACCGAGGCCCAGGGGGTGCACACCGTCCGGGATGTGGTCGAGCACCTGCTGCCCGCGATTCCGCTGGACGATGTCTGGTACCGCGTCAGCGCCGAGTTCACCACCCACGCCCTGCGCCATCCCGCGCTGCGCCAGGTGATGACCACCCGCGAGGAGGCGATCGCCGGCGCGCTGATGCCGTTCCTCGAAGGGCTGCTCGCCCGGATCGGCCGCACGGTGCCGGACCGGGTCGCGCTCGGCCAGGCGCTCATCGCGGTGCACGACGGGACCATGGTGCAATGTCTGATGGAACCGGACAATTCGCGCATCCGGCAACGGCGCGCGGAACTCGCCGTGCACGTGCTGACGGCCTACAGCGAAGGAGACCGGGGATGA
- a CDS encoding serine/threonine-protein kinase produces the protein MSSEKAEPSNGLPDLPPRVIAGRYRLRSVLGSGSMGTVWSAYDEFLHRPVAVKEMKVPPGIPAAQADELRERTLREARAIAVLSHPNVIILHDVAREHDEPFVVMELLPSRSLAHILRDHGPLTVEQAATVGIAVAAALEAAHDAGITHRDVKPGNVLVANDGRIKLTDFGIARNVSEATMTATGIMLGSPAYIAPEVASGGPVTPGADLWGLGATLFAAVEGAPPYDADGDPLETVGKVVNGHVPRPRPGPLAGVITALMKKEPEKRISLREVRHRLYPLQGKTALDLFGPELFHTPDGQRTSAHLDATDTQVVKTVAPAPRRDSGVQPAPLAADPGPLPFLTGSSGSTGSAALPALPMPSFPGLPPAATSPATFTTPIPPRRRRSPLATTALVLGSVLLFLIAGGGGFMLARVISGETLLPESGSASPASAPIESAPKQAKLVTRQGNASTTANLTRDSSYSVSVPEDWQRFIATHKSRLGPSSVVQYISPDGRQSLQLERFEGFINRQYSMDEYLNSLNPDPGGGDGAFRIVQGPTPSDKGDDVTYRTVEHGRGKSTSAITRATFAFMQPVGGDLWVLSLTVPAEQEDTAGNTFGQIRPTLDLPGAS, from the coding sequence GTGTCCTCGGAGAAAGCAGAACCCTCGAACGGTCTGCCGGACCTGCCGCCGCGAGTGATCGCGGGCCGGTACCGGCTGCGCTCGGTGCTCGGCTCCGGGTCGATGGGCACCGTCTGGTCGGCCTACGACGAGTTCCTGCACCGGCCGGTGGCGGTCAAGGAGATGAAGGTGCCGCCGGGCATTCCGGCGGCGCAGGCGGACGAGCTGCGCGAACGGACGCTGCGCGAGGCGCGCGCGATCGCCGTGCTGTCCCACCCGAACGTGATCATCCTGCACGACGTCGCCCGCGAGCACGACGAGCCGTTCGTGGTCATGGAGCTGCTGCCCTCGCGCAGCCTCGCGCACATCCTGCGCGACCACGGGCCGCTCACCGTCGAACAGGCCGCGACGGTCGGCATCGCCGTGGCGGCCGCGCTCGAAGCCGCGCACGACGCGGGCATCACGCACCGCGATGTGAAACCGGGCAACGTGCTGGTCGCCAACGACGGCCGGATCAAGCTGACCGACTTCGGCATCGCCCGCAACGTCTCGGAAGCCACCATGACCGCGACCGGGATCATGCTCGGCTCACCGGCTTACATCGCCCCGGAAGTCGCGTCCGGCGGCCCCGTCACCCCGGGCGCCGACCTGTGGGGGCTCGGCGCCACGCTCTTCGCCGCAGTGGAGGGCGCTCCGCCGTACGACGCGGACGGCGACCCGTTGGAGACCGTGGGCAAGGTGGTCAACGGCCACGTCCCGCGCCCGCGTCCAGGCCCGCTGGCCGGCGTGATCACCGCGCTGATGAAGAAGGAGCCGGAAAAGCGGATCTCGCTGCGCGAGGTGCGCCACCGGCTGTACCCCCTGCAGGGCAAGACCGCGCTCGACCTGTTCGGCCCCGAGCTCTTCCACACCCCGGACGGGCAGCGGACCTCGGCGCACCTGGACGCCACCGACACCCAGGTGGTCAAGACCGTCGCACCCGCTCCGCGCCGCGATTCCGGTGTGCAGCCCGCACCGCTGGCGGCCGATCCCGGTCCGCTGCCGTTCCTGACCGGCTCGTCCGGTTCCACCGGCTCGGCCGCCCTGCCGGCCCTGCCGATGCCCTCGTTCCCCGGACTGCCACCCGCCGCCACGTCACCGGCCACGTTCACCACGCCGATCCCGCCGCGGCGGCGGCGCAGCCCGTTGGCCACGACTGCCTTGGTGCTCGGTTCGGTGTTGCTGTTCCTCATCGCGGGCGGCGGCGGATTCATGCTGGCGCGGGTGATCAGCGGCGAGACGTTGCTGCCGGAGAGCGGCAGCGCCTCGCCGGCGAGCGCACCGATCGAGTCCGCGCCGAAGCAGGCGAAGCTGGTCACTCGCCAGGGCAACGCCAGCACGACCGCGAACCTGACCCGCGACAGCTCCTACAGCGTGTCGGTGCCGGAGGACTGGCAGCGCTTCATCGCGACCCACAAGTCCAGGCTGGGGCCGTCCTCGGTGGTGCAGTACATCTCGCCGGACGGCAGGCAATCGCTGCAGCTCGAACGGTTCGAGGGCTTCATCAACCGGCAGTACAGCATGGACGAGTACCTGAACTCCCTGAACCCGGATCCCGGGGGCGGCGACGGTGCCTTCCGCATCGTCCAGGGCCCCACCCCGTCCGACAAGGGTGACGACGTGACCTACCGGACGGTGGAGCACGGCCGGGGCAAGAGCACGAGCGCGATCACCCGCGCGACCTTCGCCTTCATGCAACCGGTCGGCGGCGACCTGTGGGTGCTGTCGCTGACCGTGCCCGCCGAGCAGGAGGACACGGCGGGCAACACGTTCGGCCAGATCCGGCCGACGCTCGACCTTCCCGGGGCATCCTGA
- a CDS encoding alpha/beta fold hydrolase, whose amino-acid sequence MVLELAARTSAVTRTVLIGQAPDYRHATFPPGHGLLVAPGVSTALRSLAASPVVASALRRTSLHRTRADFAATSPRMARVVLTERRQQLAERPLDKQLRVPTLVILGSRDRLYDPVSTAARYRAAGARVAVLPGAGHSPFASHPARVAELLASWALGRTG is encoded by the coding sequence GTGGTACTGGAACTGGCAGCCCGCACGAGCGCCGTCACCCGAACTGTCCTCATTGGACAGGCACCAGACTACCGGCACGCCACTTTCCCGCCCGGACACGGACTTCTCGTCGCCCCAGGGGTGAGCACCGCCCTCCGGTCACTGGCCGCCTCACCAGTCGTCGCAAGCGCCTTACGCCGAACCTCCCTACACCGGACGCGGGCCGACTTCGCCGCCACCAGCCCGCGAATGGCCCGCGTCGTCCTGACGGAACGACGGCAACAGCTCGCCGAACGCCCGCTCGACAAGCAACTGCGCGTACCCACCCTGGTGATCCTCGGCAGCCGGGACCGGCTGTACGACCCCGTCTCGACCGCCGCCCGCTACCGGGCGGCCGGCGCTCGGGTGGCTGTGCTGCCGGGGGCCGGGCATTCACCGTTCGCCAGCCACCCCGCTCGGGTGGCCGAACTGCTGGCTTCGTGGGCTCTCGGGCGAACAGGGTGA